One genomic window of Mucilaginibacter sp. SJ includes the following:
- a CDS encoding DUF3078 domain-containing protein, whose translation MLKTKPGLLILALSVTCVLSAKAQTDTLKKDSVKIDTAVLNKYRINSRKNAIPTRVRPIQIQREMVPVTMLDYKVNYWKKAVTFGLNFSQSAFSSNYAAGGVSAVALGSNFIYHTEYNKAPFSYVSELNLTYGVSKNKGQGKRKTQDRIYFDNKVASQLSKSWYFFGALTFESQFDKGFNYIDNGNGTFTQDYISNFMSPGYLTESIGFEYKPTGWFDLRLGTGTARQTFVLDDKIHIKKPDNYGVDTLKTVKNDLAFQVVALFDKDIAKNIHLNTRYALFIPYAQSPKFITHRVDLVLSAKVNRLISATVNGTLLYDKHTASAAQGYEGIGLGMLYRFP comes from the coding sequence ATGTTAAAAACAAAACCGGGATTACTAATACTCGCATTATCAGTCACGTGTGTTTTATCAGCAAAAGCACAAACAGATACCCTGAAAAAAGATAGTGTTAAAATAGACACTGCCGTACTTAATAAATACCGGATAAATTCCCGCAAAAACGCCATCCCCACCCGGGTTCGCCCCATACAGATCCAGCGCGAAATGGTACCTGTTACCATGCTCGATTACAAAGTAAACTACTGGAAAAAAGCCGTCACCTTTGGGTTAAACTTCAGCCAGTCGGCATTTAGCAGCAATTATGCGGCCGGTGGTGTAAGTGCAGTAGCATTGGGCTCCAATTTTATTTATCATACCGAATATAACAAGGCCCCATTTAGTTATGTATCAGAGCTTAACCTTACTTACGGGGTATCAAAAAACAAGGGCCAGGGCAAACGTAAAACGCAGGACCGCATTTATTTTGATAACAAAGTAGCGTCTCAACTATCAAAAAGCTGGTACTTTTTCGGGGCGTTAACTTTCGAGTCGCAATTTGATAAAGGCTTTAACTATATCGATAACGGTAACGGAACTTTTACCCAGGACTATATTTCTAATTTCATGTCGCCGGGCTATTTAACCGAATCTATCGGTTTTGAGTACAAGCCAACCGGTTGGTTCGATTTGCGTTTAGGCACTGGTACCGCAAGGCAAACTTTTGTACTGGATGATAAGATCCACATCAAGAAGCCCGATAACTACGGTGTGGATACGTTAAAGACCGTTAAAAATGACCTCGCATTCCAGGTTGTAGCGCTGTTTGATAAAGATATTGCCAAAAACATCCACCTTAATACGCGTTACGCGCTGTTTATCCCCTATGCTCAATCGCCTAAGTTCATCACACACCGTGTCGATTTGGTGTTATCGGCAAAGGTTAACAGACTTATCAGCGCAACAGTTAACGGCACTTTGCTTTACGATAAACATACCGCCTCCGCAGCCCAGGGCTATGAAGGTATTGGATTGGGAATGTTGTACCGGTTCCCGTAA
- a CDS encoding glycoside hydrolase family 73 protein, which produces MKKILLITTLLISTLAASAQKNTSQSYIEKFKDDAIKIMHETGIPASIVLGVAMHESGCGNSTIAQNLNNQFGVKGYNTVVYTKHNKKVRTSYKRYDSVFDSFQDFARIMTERKQFSHLADALTHYDYKGWAKGIQRAGYAGSRKWASQVLGIINRYNLNDLDENPANQTQLADATTKQQ; this is translated from the coding sequence ATGAAGAAAATCTTACTGATTACAACACTGTTGATTTCAACATTAGCTGCTTCAGCACAGAAAAATACCTCACAATCTTACATTGAAAAGTTCAAAGATGATGCCATTAAGATCATGCACGAAACCGGGATCCCGGCAAGCATCGTTTTAGGTGTAGCCATGCATGAATCGGGCTGCGGCAACAGCACCATAGCACAAAACCTTAATAATCAGTTTGGAGTAAAAGGTTACAATACCGTAGTTTATACCAAGCACAACAAAAAAGTTCGCACCTCTTATAAAAGATACGATTCGGTTTTTGATTCGTTCCAGGACTTTGCACGTATCATGACCGAGCGCAAGCAGTTTAGCCACCTGGCCGACGCGCTTACCCATTATGATTATAAAGGATGGGCAAAAGGTATTCAGCGTGCCGGTTATGCCGGTAGCCGCAAATGGGCATCGCAGGTTTTAGGTATCATTAACAGGTATAACCTCAATGACCTGGATGAAAATCCGGCAAACCAAACGCAATTGGCCGACGCAACAACTAAACAGCAATAA
- the ricT gene encoding regulatory iron-sulfur-containing complex subunit RicT translates to MGCGSCSTGGGCSPAGCKSNGSCLTNGCSKLDVYDWLAHMDMPTNYKPFQVIEVKFKGSRKEFYLNNDNIYLEAGELVAVEATTGGYDIGHVSLTGELVRMQMVKRHVKEADVVKKIYRKATVADVDKWKAAKDMEWETMHKSRKLALDLNLSMKLSDVDYQGDKTKATFYYTAEGRVDFRELIKKMAETFRIRIEMRQIGMRQEASRLGGIGSCGRELCCSTWLTDFKTVSTSAARYQNLSLNTLKLAGQCGKLKCCLNYELDTYMDALKYIPDNVNTLKTQKGDARLQKTDIFKKIMWFSYPGEESWVPLPIKKVKEIQQQNKDGVIPEDLGEIVEVETPAAKTLDYENVVGQDSLTRLDERRNNNKKKNKNRNKNQKPGSQAQAEGKPANQQPQQGSGNSQEKPAQQPRPEGNRQPQNNNRPQGNKPPQQNRPQGEGRPQGEAKPQREPRPQGEPRPQGEGKPQGEGSGNNNRRRRPNRPNRNNNNNNQQAKPE, encoded by the coding sequence ATGGGATGTGGAAGTTGCTCAACAGGTGGCGGATGTTCGCCTGCGGGCTGCAAAAGTAACGGCAGTTGCCTTACTAATGGTTGCAGCAAATTAGATGTTTACGATTGGCTTGCCCACATGGACATGCCTACTAACTATAAGCCGTTCCAGGTTATTGAAGTTAAGTTTAAAGGCTCGCGCAAGGAGTTTTATTTAAACAACGATAATATTTACCTCGAAGCCGGCGAACTGGTGGCCGTTGAAGCAACCACTGGTGGCTATGATATTGGCCATGTTTCGCTTACCGGCGAACTGGTGCGCATGCAGATGGTAAAACGCCATGTAAAAGAAGCCGATGTTGTAAAAAAGATCTACCGTAAAGCTACCGTTGCCGATGTTGACAAATGGAAAGCCGCCAAAGATATGGAATGGGAAACCATGCATAAATCGCGCAAGCTGGCGCTTGACCTTAACCTGAGCATGAAGCTGAGCGATGTGGATTACCAGGGCGATAAAACCAAGGCTACATTTTATTATACGGCCGAAGGCCGCGTTGATTTCAGGGAACTGATCAAGAAAATGGCCGAAACTTTCCGCATCCGTATCGAGATGAGGCAGATTGGTATGAGGCAGGAAGCAAGCCGTTTAGGCGGCATAGGTTCATGCGGCCGGGAGCTTTGCTGCTCAACCTGGCTTACCGATTTTAAAACGGTATCTACTTCGGCAGCCCGCTATCAAAACCTGTCGTTAAATACGCTAAAACTGGCAGGCCAGTGTGGCAAGCTGAAATGCTGCCTCAACTACGAGCTGGATACTTACATGGATGCCTTAAAATACATCCCTGATAATGTAAACACCCTTAAAACCCAAAAAGGGGATGCCCGCCTGCAGAAAACCGACATCTTTAAAAAAATAATGTGGTTTAGCTACCCGGGAGAAGAATCATGGGTACCGTTGCCAATAAAAAAGGTTAAAGAGATTCAGCAGCAGAATAAAGATGGTGTGATCCCAGAAGACCTCGGTGAAATTGTTGAAGTTGAAACACCTGCGGCAAAAACGCTCGATTACGAAAACGTGGTTGGCCAGGATAGTCTTACCCGCCTCGACGAACGACGCAACAACAATAAAAAGAAGAACAAAAACCGCAATAAAAACCAGAAACCCGGAAGCCAGGCGCAAGCCGAGGGCAAACCGGCTAATCAGCAGCCTCAGCAGGGATCGGGTAATTCGCAGGAAAAACCGGCCCAGCAGCCTCGTCCTGAAGGAAACCGGCAGCCGCAAAATAACAACAGGCCGCAGGGTAACAAACCTCCGCAGCAAAACAGACCGCAGGGAGAGGGCCGGCCTCAAGGCGAAGCCAAACCTCAGAGAGAACCGAGACCACAGGGTGAACCGAGGCCACAAGGCGAAGGAAAACCACAGGGTGAAGGAAGCGGTAATAACAACAGGCGTCGCAGGCCAAACCGCCCAAACCGGAATAATAACAACAATAATCAACAGGCAAAACCTGAATGA
- a CDS encoding tetratricopeptide repeat protein — translation MKKLLFIPLFIPLLAGAQTNTDSLKYISSIKYYTKAIAEEPNNADYYHKRGAAYLNLDNLKDALNDLNKSISIDVKTEETFFDRGRTYYALKDYDKAIIDYTKAITLRKGNADAFYNRGLSKRQKEDYKGALLDYNQVILLNSKDPDAFIERGICKKHLEDYKGAIADYNRAIALDPKQTDPYYNRALAKNASKDYKGAIADLDLVISKEPDRSEAYFARGNARRKLGLNKDAIADYSVYINLEPDDVDGYNNRSLAKINMEDYYGAKEDATKAIAIDNKFSAPYYNRGLAEDGLNDPNAAIDDYTQYITLEPKDADGYLKRGNAKFDLEDYKNAMLDYNMAVKLDPQYSNAFYNRALCKRNLNDYKGAIADYNQVLLLDPKNDDAYNNRGYAKHLLNDNTGACADFNKASALGNKLAPDNIKKFCK, via the coding sequence ATGAAAAAACTGCTTTTTATTCCTCTTTTTATACCCTTACTGGCAGGAGCTCAAACCAACACAGATAGTTTAAAATATATCAGCAGTATTAAATATTATACTAAAGCTATCGCTGAAGAACCAAACAATGCCGACTATTATCATAAACGAGGCGCTGCTTATTTAAATCTTGATAATTTAAAAGACGCGCTTAATGATCTGAACAAAAGTATTTCCATAGATGTAAAAACCGAAGAAACCTTTTTTGATCGCGGCCGTACCTATTATGCCCTTAAAGATTATGATAAAGCAATTATTGATTATACTAAAGCCATTACATTAAGAAAAGGGAATGCGGATGCATTTTATAATCGTGGATTGTCCAAACGGCAAAAAGAAGATTATAAAGGGGCTCTCCTTGATTACAATCAGGTAATCCTTTTAAACTCCAAAGATCCCGATGCTTTTATTGAGCGCGGAATTTGCAAAAAACACCTTGAGGATTATAAAGGAGCAATTGCCGATTATAACAGGGCGATAGCGCTTGATCCAAAACAGACCGATCCCTATTACAACAGGGCTCTCGCAAAAAATGCGTCGAAAGACTATAAAGGTGCAATTGCAGACCTTGACCTTGTAATATCAAAAGAGCCGGATCGTTCAGAAGCTTACTTCGCAAGGGGAAATGCAAGGCGAAAACTTGGGCTTAATAAAGACGCAATTGCTGATTATTCTGTATATATCAATCTTGAACCTGACGATGTTGATGGTTACAATAACCGGAGTTTAGCTAAAATAAATATGGAAGATTATTATGGCGCTAAAGAAGACGCTACCAAAGCTATTGCTATTGATAATAAATTTTCAGCCCCTTATTATAACCGCGGGTTAGCCGAGGACGGTTTGAATGACCCTAACGCTGCAATAGATGATTATACACAATACATCACGTTAGAACCTAAAGATGCTGACGGTTATTTAAAACGGGGCAATGCTAAATTTGATCTTGAGGATTATAAAAATGCCATGTTAGACTATAACATGGCAGTAAAACTCGATCCCCAGTATTCAAACGCTTTTTACAATCGTGCACTATGTAAACGAAACCTTAATGATTATAAAGGAGCCATTGCCGATTACAACCAGGTTTTATTGTTGGACCCCAAAAATGACGACGCTTATAATAATCGTGGTTATGCCAAACATTTGCTGAACGACAACACAGGCGCCTGTGCCGATTTTAATAAAGCTTCGGCACTTGGCAATAAGCTTGCACCTGATAACATTAAAAAATTTTGCAAATAG
- a CDS encoding DNA polymerase III subunit, protein MQFKEIVGQEATKQRLLNTVSENRVSHAQLFLGPEGSGSLALAVAYAQYLSCEDKQPGDSCGVCSSCRKYQKLMHPDLHFSYPFFAKHKDDTALTFIEQWRGALTANPYLSLDIWRGYLDAENKQANINIAECHQIIKKLSFKPFESEYKILILWLPEYLDKEGNALLKIIEEPQPNTLFLLVAQNQDQILNTILSRTQLVKIPALEYDEIKAHLISTHHQTEEAAAEIAYLSNGNMTEALAMLQQDNKSYHELFVQWLRYCFGNKGIEVMAFVEQFAKMGRENQKNFLRYGTSFIRECCLLIAGAGSLVHLPAKELDTAQKMSGVLNIGKSQMIIDELEKAHYHVERNANPKILFLDVSLQIIKILINKNVPAGNQYMPS, encoded by the coding sequence ATGCAGTTTAAAGAAATAGTAGGACAGGAAGCAACAAAGCAACGATTGCTTAACACGGTGAGTGAGAACCGGGTAAGCCATGCGCAATTATTTTTAGGCCCCGAAGGATCGGGCAGCCTGGCGCTTGCTGTTGCCTATGCGCAGTACCTATCCTGCGAAGACAAGCAGCCCGGTGACTCATGTGGGGTATGCTCTTCCTGCCGGAAGTACCAGAAACTGATGCACCCCGACCTGCATTTTTCTTACCCTTTCTTTGCAAAACATAAAGATGATACAGCGCTTACTTTTATTGAGCAATGGCGCGGCGCTTTAACGGCTAACCCATATTTAAGCCTGGACATATGGCGCGGATACCTGGATGCCGAAAACAAACAGGCCAATATCAATATTGCCGAATGTCACCAGATCATTAAAAAACTAAGCTTTAAGCCTTTTGAATCGGAGTATAAGATCCTGATCCTCTGGCTGCCCGAATACCTCGACAAAGAGGGGAATGCTCTGCTTAAAATTATTGAAGAACCGCAGCCTAATACACTGTTTTTGTTAGTTGCCCAAAACCAGGATCAGATCCTGAACACCATATTATCGCGTACGCAGCTGGTTAAAATACCAGCTTTGGAGTATGATGAAATTAAGGCACATTTAATAAGCACCCATCACCAAACCGAAGAAGCCGCTGCCGAAATTGCCTACCTGAGCAATGGCAACATGACCGAAGCACTGGCCATGCTGCAACAGGATAACAAAAGCTATCACGAGCTGTTTGTACAATGGCTGCGCTATTGCTTTGGCAATAAAGGCATAGAGGTGATGGCTTTTGTGGAGCAGTTTGCCAAAATGGGGCGCGAAAACCAAAAAAACTTTTTGCGTTACGGTACCAGCTTCATCCGCGAGTGCTGTTTACTCATTGCCGGAGCGGGTAGCCTGGTACATTTACCGGCAAAGGAACTGGACACGGCTCAAAAAATGAGCGGTGTATTGAATATAGGCAAATCGCAAATGATTATTGATGAGCTGGAAAAGGCGCATTATCATGTGGAGCGCAACGCTAACCCCAAAATCTTATTTTTAGATGTATCTTTACAAATTATTAAAATACTAATAAATAAAAATGTCCCTGCGGGGAATCAATATATGCCAAGTTAA
- a CDS encoding O-methyltransferase — protein MDILPNALLAYLDDHCDPEPEVLKKLNRETHIKVLKPNMLSGHYQGRLLSFLSKMVQPKRILEIGTYTGYSAICLAEGLADDGTLHTIEVNREMEEIITSHLKLTNVENKIKLHFGQAEAIIADLQEDVFDLVFIDADKKNNYTYFQLVFDKVRSGGLIIIDNVLWKGKVYGTEKDADTEGIRKLNDQIAVDSRIEKLILPVRDGLLVIRKK, from the coding sequence ATGGATATTCTCCCTAATGCCTTACTGGCTTACTTAGATGACCATTGCGACCCGGAGCCGGAGGTGCTTAAAAAGCTCAACCGCGAAACGCATATCAAGGTGTTAAAACCTAACATGCTATCGGGGCATTACCAGGGCAGGCTGCTTAGTTTTTTAAGCAAAATGGTGCAGCCTAAGCGCATCCTGGAGATAGGTACCTATACAGGCTACTCGGCTATTTGCCTGGCCGAAGGTTTGGCCGACGACGGCACCCTCCACACCATCGAAGTTAACCGCGAAATGGAGGAGATCATCACTTCACATCTTAAACTAACAAATGTTGAAAACAAAATAAAGCTGCATTTTGGGCAGGCAGAGGCCATTATTGCTGATTTACAGGAAGATGTTTTTGATTTGGTGTTTATAGATGCCGATAAAAAGAATAATTATACTTACTTTCAATTAGTTTTTGACAAAGTCAGATCCGGAGGATTAATAATAATTGATAACGTTTTGTGGAAAGGAAAGGTGTACGGCACCGAAAAAGATGCCGATACTGAAGGAATCCGCAAACTAAATGACCAGATAGCTGTTGATAGCAGGATAGAAAAATTGATCCTGCCGGTACGCGACGGGCTGCTGGTTATCAGAAAAAAATAA
- the thiL gene encoding thiamine-phosphate kinase, whose translation MFENQDRTNLEELGEFGLIGHLTKNIKLTNESSKKGVGDDAAVLDFAGKKVLISTDMLLEGIHFDLAYTPLKHLGYKAIQVNLSDIYAMNGIASQVTVSIGMSSKFPLEAIEELYQGIYIACEKYNVDLIGGDTTSSKQGLVISVTSIGYADEADIVYRYGAEEGDLICVSGDLGGAYTGLQLLEREKLIYMENPNIQPDLEGKDYIVERQLKPEARRDVVELLKSIEVKPTSMIDVSDGLASELLHICKQSNKGCNLYEEKIPLDPMTFETAREFNLDPTICALSGGEDYELLFTVKQADYDKIKFKMDISIVGYITEPSAGCNLITKSGTVHELKAQGWNAFKKSE comes from the coding sequence ATGTTTGAAAATCAGGATAGAACCAATTTAGAAGAACTTGGCGAGTTTGGCCTTATCGGGCACCTTACAAAAAATATTAAGCTTACCAACGAAAGCTCAAAAAAGGGCGTTGGCGATGATGCCGCCGTACTTGATTTTGCCGGCAAAAAAGTGCTGATAAGCACGGATATGCTGTTGGAAGGGATCCATTTTGATTTGGCGTACACACCGCTTAAGCATTTGGGTTACAAAGCGATACAGGTAAACTTAAGTGATATTTATGCGATGAACGGTATAGCGTCGCAGGTTACAGTGTCTATCGGCATGTCGAGCAAATTTCCGCTCGAAGCCATTGAGGAGCTTTACCAGGGGATCTATATCGCCTGCGAAAAATATAATGTGGATTTAATTGGTGGTGATACAACATCATCCAAGCAAGGTTTAGTGATCAGCGTTACCTCGATTGGCTACGCCGATGAAGCTGATATTGTATACCGCTATGGTGCCGAAGAAGGCGACCTGATCTGTGTATCAGGTGATTTAGGCGGCGCTTATACCGGCCTGCAACTGCTGGAGCGGGAAAAGCTGATCTACATGGAAAATCCTAATATTCAGCCAGATCTGGAAGGAAAAGATTACATTGTTGAGCGCCAGTTAAAGCCGGAAGCCCGCCGGGATGTGGTGGAACTGCTGAAAAGTATAGAGGTAAAACCAACCTCTATGATCGATGTATCCGACGGTTTGGCTTCCGAATTATTACACATCTGCAAGCAAAGCAACAAAGGGTGTAACCTGTACGAAGAAAAGATCCCGCTTGACCCTATGACATTTGAAACGGCCCGCGAATTTAACCTCGACCCTACTATTTGCGCTCTAAGCGGAGGTGAGGATTACGAATTATTGTTCACCGTAAAGCAGGCTGATTATGATAAGATCAAGTTTAAAATGGATATCAGCATCGTCGGTTATATCACCGAACCATCGGCCGGCTGTAACCTGATCACTAAAAGCGGTACCGTACATGAATTGAAGGCCCAGGGCTGGAACGCGTTTAAAAAATCCGAATAA
- the ruvX gene encoding Holliday junction resolvase RuvX — protein sequence MRVMAFDYGTKRIGIAVTDPLQIIATGLDNIHPNNIIEFLKKYLQTEQVERFIVGEPKQMDNTPSQSAIHVKGFVNLLKKTFPEIPIEMVDERFTSKMASATIAQSGMNKKNRQNKELVDTISAVILLQSWMGTRF from the coding sequence ATGAGAGTAATGGCATTTGATTATGGAACCAAGCGCATCGGCATTGCGGTTACCGACCCTTTGCAGATCATCGCGACGGGCCTTGATAACATCCACCCCAATAATATCATCGAGTTTTTAAAAAAATATCTGCAAACAGAACAAGTGGAGCGATTTATTGTAGGCGAACCGAAGCAGATGGATAATACCCCTTCGCAATCGGCCATTCATGTAAAAGGTTTTGTAAACCTGTTAAAGAAAACATTCCCCGAAATCCCTATCGAAATGGTTGATGAACGCTTTACCTCAAAAATGGCTTCAGCAACTATCGCTCAGAGTGGGATGAATAAAAAGAACCGGCAAAATAAGGAGCTGGTGGATACGATATCGGCGGTGATTTTACTGCAGAGTTGGATGGGGACGAGATTCTGA
- a CDS encoding glucosaminidase domain-containing protein, with product MRKIIYLFIAVVCFSSCSARKKTTTVSNRDAKRNNSNIQKANKDAIANYRSYNSLEYIDRFKSIAIQEMNQYGIPASITLAQGLFESGAGNSDLAKYANNHFGIKCTSDWTGKSYYKDDDNVNDCFRVYDNPEDSFRDHSAFLKRKNYAKLFELDKNDYEGWAYGLKKAGYATNPKYPQLLINIIVKYNLDQYDRPEGEIAKIKREDRVLSQINDSIGKPVQDTLSKTPPDDKIYTVKQGDTLYNISKRFGITVDDLKALNSMSDNGIKIGQKLVVVK from the coding sequence ATGCGAAAAATTATATACCTGTTCATTGCTGTAGTCTGCTTTAGTTCATGCTCTGCCCGCAAAAAAACCACGACAGTATCAAACCGCGATGCCAAACGCAATAACAGTAATATCCAAAAGGCCAATAAGGATGCTATTGCCAATTACCGGTCGTATAATTCGTTAGAATATATTGACCGTTTTAAGTCCATCGCCATCCAGGAAATGAACCAGTATGGTATCCCGGCCAGTATCACCCTGGCGCAAGGCTTGTTTGAATCGGGCGCGGGCAATAGTGACCTGGCCAAATATGCCAACAACCACTTCGGCATAAAATGTACCAGCGATTGGACCGGCAAAAGTTATTATAAGGATGACGACAACGTGAATGATTGTTTCCGCGTTTATGATAATCCGGAAGACTCCTTCCGTGACCACTCGGCGTTTTTAAAACGTAAAAATTACGCTAAACTTTTTGAGCTGGATAAGAACGATTACGAAGGCTGGGCATATGGGTTGAAAAAGGCAGGTTATGCCACCAATCCTAAGTATCCGCAGTTGCTGATCAATATTATTGTAAAATATAACCTCGATCAGTACGACCGCCCCGAAGGCGAGATTGCTAAAATTAAACGGGAGGACCGTGTGTTATCGCAGATCAACGACAGCATTGGCAAACCCGTTCAGGATACCCTTTCCAAAACCCCGCCAGACGATAAGATCTACACCGTAAAACAAGGCGATACACTATACAACATATCCAAACGTTTTGGAATAACTGTTGATGACCTGAAAGCGTTAAACAGCATGAGTGACAATGGCATTAAAATTGGCCAGAAGCTTGTTGTCGTAAAATAG
- the rmuC gene encoding DNA recombination protein RmuC: MTGIILVIVSLIILLIAVFLFLKRPKAVELISADELSKLRYEHDQLKILLAKAEEKSNGLVTEKESITNFLKEEKNRLIDELLYERTQLAQANQSLESARAYYKSQQEKLQEQKAEIEQIRTQFQREFENVAEKLLKEKSKEFTDINRSNLDVILNPLKENLKAFEDKVEKVYNMEAAERNTLKGVITQLMDLNKQISDEAQNLTKALKGDNKKQGNWGEVILERVLERSGLVRDQEYRIQAAMQAPDGTRYQPDVIIDLPDEKHLIIDSKVSLIAYEKLVNADTEDDRKLFAKAHVESIRGHVSGLSAKKYHDLYKINSPDFVLLFVPIESSFSIAVQLDGELFNYAWDRKVVIVSPSTLLATLRTIASMWKQERQNRNVLEIARLSGDMYDKFVGFLSDMDSIGKNINQTQSAYNNAINKLSEGRGNLTTTAEKIKKLGAKADKQIDQKYIGDE, from the coding sequence ATGACCGGTATTATATTAGTAATTGTATCCCTGATCATCCTGCTGATTGCTGTTTTTTTATTCCTGAAAAGGCCAAAAGCAGTTGAGCTGATCTCCGCTGATGAGTTGAGCAAACTCCGGTATGAGCATGATCAGCTTAAAATTTTATTAGCCAAAGCCGAGGAGAAATCAAACGGTTTAGTTACTGAAAAAGAAAGCATTACCAACTTTTTAAAGGAGGAAAAGAACCGTCTTATTGACGAGCTTTTATACGAGCGCACCCAGTTGGCGCAGGCCAATCAATCATTAGAAAGCGCCCGGGCCTACTATAAATCGCAGCAGGAAAAACTGCAGGAGCAAAAGGCCGAGATAGAGCAGATCCGCACCCAATTTCAACGCGAATTTGAAAATGTGGCCGAAAAACTGCTCAAAGAAAAATCGAAGGAATTTACCGATATCAATCGCAGTAATTTGGATGTTATCCTTAACCCGCTAAAAGAAAACCTGAAGGCTTTTGAAGATAAAGTAGAGAAAGTTTATAACATGGAAGCGGCCGAGCGGAACACGCTGAAAGGGGTGATCACGCAGCTGATGGATCTCAACAAACAGATTAGTGACGAGGCCCAAAATCTTACCAAAGCGCTTAAAGGAGATAACAAAAAACAGGGCAATTGGGGCGAGGTAATTTTGGAGCGGGTACTGGAACGCTCAGGCCTCGTCAGAGACCAGGAATACCGCATCCAGGCTGCGATGCAAGCTCCCGACGGCACAAGATATCAACCCGACGTAATCATCGATCTGCCCGATGAAAAGCACCTCATTATCGACTCCAAAGTATCACTGATAGCCTACGAAAAACTGGTTAACGCCGATACTGAAGATGACCGAAAACTATTTGCCAAGGCTCACGTAGAATCCATTAGGGGACATGTTTCCGGTCTGTCTGCCAAAAAATATCACGATTTATACAAGATCAATTCGCCGGATTTTGTGTTGCTTTTTGTACCGATAGAATCCTCTTTCAGCATAGCCGTACAATTGGATGGTGAGCTGTTTAATTATGCCTGGGACAGGAAAGTTGTGATCGTTAGTCCGTCGACATTATTAGCCACCCTGCGCACCATTGCCAGCATGTGGAAACAGGAACGCCAAAACCGTAACGTATTGGAAATAGCCCGTTTAAGCGGCGATATGTATGATAAGTTTGTTGGTTTTCTGAGTGATATGGATAGCATTGGCAAAAATATCAACCAAACGCAATCGGCCTATAATAATGCTATCAATAAACTATCAGAGGGTAGGGGCAACCTGACTACTACCGCCGAAAAGATCAAAAAATTGGGCGCTAAAGCGGATAAGCAGATCGATCAAAAATATATAGGGGATGAGTAA
- a CDS encoding gliding motility lipoprotein GldH, with amino-acid sequence MKRALNIIYPAALLLVTMFAGSCIDPNSIIDTNTEIADHNWSYVNHVNFDVKVDDEKVAYNQYLNLRVTGNYKYSNIFVLVNQISPDKKTHTTRFEVKLANPDGEWLGKGSGNLYSYQVLLRKDYHFPTKGVYRFRIEQNMRDNPLHEISDVGLRIEKAQ; translated from the coding sequence ATGAAACGGGCTTTAAATATCATTTACCCGGCAGCATTGTTATTGGTAACCATGTTTGCCGGTTCCTGTATCGATCCTAACAGTATCATTGATACCAACACCGAAATCGCCGATCATAACTGGTCGTACGTTAACCACGTAAACTTTGATGTTAAAGTTGATGATGAAAAAGTTGCCTATAATCAATATCTCAATTTACGGGTTACGGGCAACTATAAATATTCCAACATATTTGTATTGGTTAATCAAATCTCGCCCGATAAAAAAACGCATACTACGCGTTTTGAAGTAAAGCTGGCCAATCCCGATGGCGAATGGCTGGGCAAGGGATCAGGTAACCTGTACAGCTACCAGGTGCTTTTGCGTAAAGATTATCATTTCCCCACAAAAGGCGTTTACCGTTTTCGGATAGAACAAAACATGCGTGATAACCCCCTTCATGAAATCAGCGATGTGGGGTTAAGGATAGAGAAAGCCCAATAA